From the Dehalococcoidia bacterium genome, one window contains:
- the recO gene encoding DNA repair protein RecO — MNRSRSRTYRTSGVVLRQYPLGEADRIVSILTPDLGKVRAVAKGVRRPNGRLRGHLDLTNVIDFAASYGRNLDVITEAVLRDDHPASRVDLERLSQSIYVCEIADLFSQERYSSRELFVLVKETLEALGEVSDPWLIARWYEQHVLDVTGFRPQLEHCVECDSALEPGDHVIDLAAGGVLCPQCRGLGIGQKVQVSESAMRVLRHLQRTESIAGLGEPTLHDGLRNEVERISSRYIRSIVERDIRSADFARRASSV, encoded by the coding sequence ATGAACCGGTCTAGGTCGCGGACGTACAGGACCAGCGGAGTGGTCCTGCGCCAGTACCCACTCGGGGAAGCAGACCGCATCGTATCGATCCTGACGCCGGACCTGGGCAAGGTCAGGGCTGTCGCGAAGGGCGTTCGTCGGCCCAACGGTCGACTTCGAGGGCACCTGGACCTCACCAACGTGATTGACTTTGCCGCCTCCTATGGACGGAATCTAGACGTCATCACCGAGGCGGTCCTCCGGGACGATCATCCGGCCTCGCGTGTAGACCTGGAGCGCCTGTCTCAATCGATCTACGTCTGTGAAATCGCGGACCTGTTCTCACAGGAGAGATACTCCAGCCGGGAGCTCTTTGTGCTAGTGAAGGAGACACTGGAGGCGCTTGGGGAAGTTAGCGACCCGTGGCTTATTGCCAGGTGGTACGAGCAGCATGTGCTGGACGTAACCGGGTTCAGGCCTCAGCTTGAGCACTGCGTTGAGTGTGATTCGGCCCTGGAGCCGGGAGACCACGTAATCGATCTTGCAGCAGGCGGGGTGCTGTGTCCGCAGTGCAGAGGTCTAGGGATTGGCCAGAAGGTGCAGGTGTCCGAATCGGCCATGCGGGTACTCAGGCACCTTCAACGCACTGAGAGCATAGCGGGCCTTGGAGAGCCGACACTACATGACGGCCTGCGTAATGAGGTTGAGCGCATCAGCTCACGGTACATCAGGTCGATTGTTGAGAGGGACATTCGGAGTGCTGATTTTGCACGGCGTGCGAGTTCGGTCTGA
- a CDS encoding YbaB/EbfC family nucleoid-associated protein, giving the protein MSMNRRMLRQAQELQKKMAQLQEELETATVEATAGGGVVTVVVTGKLTLESIEIDPEVVSPEDVEILQDLIAAAVNEGLSNAQEMVSSRMGELTGGLNIPGLT; this is encoded by the coding sequence ATCTCAATGAACCGCCGAATGCTGCGTCAGGCCCAAGAGCTGCAAAAGAAGATGGCGCAGCTCCAGGAAGAGCTGGAGACCGCAACGGTGGAGGCCACCGCAGGAGGTGGTGTCGTAACCGTAGTTGTCACGGGCAAGCTGACGCTTGAGTCAATTGAGATCGACCCCGAGGTCGTCTCCCCTGAGGATGTCGAAATACTGCAGGACCTGATAGCCGCCGCCGTCAACGAGGGTCTTTCGAACGCTCAGGAGATGGTCAGCTCAAGAATGGGAGAGCTGACAGGCGGCCTGAACATTCCGGGCCTTACGTAG
- a CDS encoding transposase gives AILSPRKRTITSALRVMGLGSDHGFAKYRHVLNRAVFSPLQLSRVLLLLLVQHLGQGDEPMVFGIDETIVRRRGRRISALGVYRDAVRSSDSHVVKTTGLRWTCPRVCWTRRAARTSTAISTGWSWVNPSIWTPAATTPSSASVF, from the coding sequence AGCCATACTCAGTCCACGCAAACGGACCATCACATCGGCGCTCCGTGTAATGGGACTCGGCAGCGATCACGGGTTCGCAAAGTACCGCCACGTCCTCAACCGCGCGGTCTTCTCTCCCCTTCAACTCAGCAGGGTTCTGCTGTTGCTTCTGGTCCAGCATCTCGGTCAAGGTGATGAGCCGATGGTGTTCGGTATAGACGAGACGATCGTGCGCCGTCGTGGCAGACGCATCAGTGCTCTGGGTGTCTACCGGGACGCTGTCCGCTCCAGTGATTCTCACGTGGTCAAGACCACCGGTCTGCGATGGACATGTCCCAGGGTATGCTGGACGAGGCGGGCCGCAAGGACGTCTACAGCAATTTCTACCGGATGGTCATGGGTGAACCCCTCGATATGGACACCGGCAGCTACGACGCCGTCATCGGCGTCGGTGTTCTGA
- the dnaX gene encoding DNA polymerase III subunit gamma/tau, whose amino-acid sequence MAEVLYRKWRPRALEEVVGQETVTNTLKNAVSSGRLTHAYLFCGPRGTGKTSTARILAKAVNCLEPQNGEPDNTCENCLAIIEGRALDLIEIDAASNRGIDDIRDLSDRIGFAPTQSQYKVYIVDEVHMLTDAAFNALLKTLEEPPGHAIFILATTEVHKVPLTIVSRCQRYDFRRIPIEAIHQKLAQLSAAEDVEAEAEALDLIARHSTGSLRDAENLLEQAVVSYGSPLTGDQVRDMLELTGDEDALDLCEMVVGRKLAEGLTLVGRIADQGSDLGQLQRAVTEFLRAVMLISSGAGDSSRYSDSTAERLVEIATGADHSQVLRAVRAFAEADVRQDVSSPLPLELALAESSLEPVAVQAPAPPVRQPAGRAPSPRQPAAARAPAPPVERRSAPPAQSAPPRPAPVRDPGQALPNAPDERLAAVWPELLRTLRNTGSRFKLGPLLRSAREYNLEGNRIVVRFAHSSHIERAESEVGNPTVRRELNEAISKAMDGEFELAIELASGSERTSKRQSEQSHLVRAAQAMGARLVETIEEDTSQ is encoded by the coding sequence TTGGCGGAAGTACTTTACAGAAAGTGGCGTCCACGTGCCCTGGAAGAAGTCGTAGGGCAGGAAACCGTCACCAATACGCTCAAGAATGCCGTCTCAAGTGGCCGGCTAACGCACGCGTACCTGTTCTGCGGTCCTCGCGGGACAGGAAAGACCAGCACTGCTCGCATACTTGCTAAGGCCGTCAACTGTCTCGAACCGCAGAATGGGGAGCCAGACAACACCTGCGAGAACTGCCTGGCAATCATCGAGGGGCGCGCTCTCGACCTGATTGAAATCGACGCGGCGAGCAACAGGGGCATCGACGACATTCGCGATCTGAGCGACAGGATCGGTTTCGCGCCGACTCAGTCGCAGTACAAGGTCTACATTGTCGACGAGGTCCACATGCTGACGGACGCGGCCTTCAACGCGCTCCTCAAGACCCTTGAAGAGCCCCCGGGACACGCGATATTCATTCTTGCCACCACAGAGGTCCACAAGGTACCGCTTACCATCGTCTCAAGATGCCAGCGGTATGACTTTCGACGGATTCCCATAGAGGCCATACACCAGAAGCTGGCGCAGTTGAGCGCAGCGGAGGATGTCGAGGCAGAGGCAGAGGCGCTCGACCTGATCGCCAGGCACTCGACCGGAAGCCTCAGGGATGCCGAGAACCTGCTGGAACAGGCTGTCGTTTCCTACGGGTCGCCGCTGACGGGCGACCAGGTGAGGGACATGCTGGAACTCACCGGAGACGAAGACGCGCTCGATCTATGCGAAATGGTGGTGGGACGCAAGTTGGCCGAAGGGCTGACCCTGGTCGGCCGGATCGCCGATCAAGGTTCCGATCTCGGACAGCTGCAGCGCGCCGTGACTGAGTTCTTACGGGCCGTCATGCTGATCAGCTCCGGGGCCGGAGACTCTTCGCGCTATTCGGACTCCACCGCAGAACGGCTGGTAGAGATTGCCACGGGAGCTGATCATAGCCAGGTGCTGCGCGCGGTGAGGGCGTTCGCAGAAGCTGACGTCAGGCAGGACGTGTCATCGCCGTTGCCGCTTGAGCTAGCGTTGGCTGAGTCGAGCCTGGAACCTGTGGCGGTGCAAGCACCTGCTCCCCCGGTGAGACAACCAGCAGGGAGAGCACCATCTCCCAGGCAGCCTGCCGCAGCAAGAGCACCTGCACCTCCAGTCGAGCGGCGCAGTGCTCCACCTGCACAGAGTGCACCGCCCCGCCCTGCTCCTGTGAGGGATCCGGGGCAGGCACTTCCCAACGCTCCTGATGAACGGCTAGCCGCCGTATGGCCTGAGCTGCTGAGGACGCTCAGGAACACGGGATCGCGGTTCAAGTTGGGGCCGTTGCTGCGCAGCGCGCGAGAGTATAACCTTGAAGGCAATCGAATCGTCGTCAGGTTCGCACACAGTTCGCACATCGAGCGGGCCGAGTCAGAGGTGGGAAATCCTACGGTCAGGCGTGAACTGAACGAGGCGATTTCCAAGGCAATGGACGGCGAATTCGAGCTAGCGATCGAGTTAGCTTCAGGAAGCGAGCGAACTTCCAAGAGACAGAGTGAGCAGAGCCACCTGGTCCGCGCAGCCCAGGCAATGGGAGCGAGGCTGGTGGAGACAATCGAGGAGGACACATCTCAATGA
- the mftG gene encoding mycofactocin system GMC family oxidoreductase MftG encodes MKYDVIVVGGGASGSVLASRLAEDRNTSVLLLEAGKDYPDPDSLPDEIKFGHTRFAEAPDSEHNWALRGTATEEQGEIHVAQGKVIGGGSSINGQAMQRGFPEDFDSWSALGNDEWSYERVLPFYRKMEHDLDIQDDFHGADGPMPVRRRQSGAWPAIQKAFHDACVAEGYGVTEDVNGPNPAGVGVSPTNNLGGVRMSAAMTYLNPMRHSLNLTIRGEVFVRRILFDGSRAVGVEAESGGEVFTVSAERVVLSAGAIRSPHILMLSGVGPGQELGKFGIQQINDLPGVGQGLWNHLSAHVTFKVKDGVSLSADLEAPHFGLHYTSRGSDETNDMVLRTGNVVDERQERVPGVRTRYRTGEVPPDRAARISCTLGLPKGSGYVRLASADPGVQPEFNYCYLRHPDDIRRVREGLRLGVRLLESEAYSNVVDRIVDPAADILADDDAMDHWICQTVGTARHVSGTCRMGPDSDPMAVVDQYCRVKGMKGLWVADASVMPRIPRSGGIHPTVIMVGERAAEWIAAS; translated from the coding sequence ATGAAGTACGATGTTATCGTAGTTGGCGGAGGAGCATCCGGGTCGGTTTTGGCGAGCAGATTAGCGGAGGACCGCAATACGTCTGTCCTGCTGCTCGAAGCGGGTAAGGACTATCCTGATCCCGACAGCCTTCCGGACGAAATAAAGTTCGGTCACACGAGGTTTGCAGAAGCTCCTGACTCTGAACACAACTGGGCGTTGCGCGGAACCGCTACCGAAGAGCAGGGCGAGATCCACGTGGCTCAGGGCAAGGTGATCGGTGGAGGCTCGTCCATCAACGGACAGGCAATGCAGCGTGGGTTCCCCGAAGACTTCGACTCATGGTCCGCCCTCGGCAACGACGAGTGGTCTTACGAGAGGGTGCTGCCATTCTATCGAAAGATGGAACACGACCTTGACATTCAGGACGACTTCCACGGAGCAGATGGGCCAATGCCGGTCAGGCGACGCCAGTCAGGTGCCTGGCCCGCAATCCAGAAGGCCTTCCACGACGCCTGTGTTGCTGAAGGATATGGCGTAACTGAGGATGTCAACGGCCCGAATCCCGCCGGTGTTGGCGTGTCTCCCACCAACAACCTTGGCGGTGTCAGGATGAGCGCCGCCATGACCTATCTCAACCCGATGCGCCACAGCCTGAACCTTACGATCAGGGGAGAGGTGTTCGTCCGAAGGATACTGTTCGACGGATCGAGGGCTGTCGGCGTGGAAGCCGAGAGTGGTGGTGAGGTTTTCACGGTCTCAGCGGAACGAGTCGTTCTGAGTGCCGGAGCCATCAGGTCGCCTCACATCCTCATGCTGTCGGGAGTCGGCCCCGGACAAGAACTTGGGAAATTTGGAATACAGCAGATCAACGATCTCCCGGGAGTGGGGCAGGGACTCTGGAATCACCTCAGCGCTCACGTCACATTTAAGGTCAAGGACGGCGTCTCCCTCAGTGCCGATCTGGAAGCCCCTCATTTCGGCCTGCACTACACGTCACGAGGGTCTGACGAGACCAACGATATGGTCCTGAGGACTGGCAACGTAGTGGACGAACGGCAGGAACGAGTTCCTGGCGTGCGCACGAGATATCGGACAGGCGAAGTCCCACCCGACAGGGCGGCACGGATATCCTGCACTCTTGGTCTCCCCAAGGGTTCGGGGTATGTTCGGCTCGCCTCTGCCGACCCTGGTGTCCAGCCGGAATTCAACTACTGCTACCTCCGGCACCCGGACGATATCCGGCGTGTCAGAGAGGGTCTGCGACTTGGAGTACGGCTCCTCGAATCTGAGGCGTATAGCAATGTAGTAGATCGCATAGTAGATCCAGCAGCCGACATTCTGGCTGATGACGATGCCATGGATCACTGGATATGCCAAACAGTTGGGACAGCCCGTCACGTATCTGGGACGTGCAGGATGGGGCCCGACTCAGACCCCATGGCGGTGGTCGACCAGTACTGCCGCGTAAAGGGCATGAAGGGGCTCTGGGTGGCCGACGCATCGGTGATGCCGAGAATCCCGAGATCGGGAGGCATTCATCCGACTGTAATCATGGTCGGAGAACGGGCCGCAGAATGGATCGCGGCAAGCTAG
- a CDS encoding CDP-alcohol phosphatidyltransferase family protein, which produces MTGRDSARQAVANYVERPVARLFSRVGLTPNAVSLIGLAIAGGGAYMIAIGNWWAGGLIVLFAGIFDLFDGALARATGKVSDFGALLDSTIDRVSEAVVLLGLLAFYLSKNNDLGSILVYVALVGSIMVSYMRARSEGLGIDCKVGVMTRPERVAAVGIGLIVGHWVPVVVMVVLGVIGALTTVTAIHRLIHTSRMISNEERDVQ; this is translated from the coding sequence ATGACGGGGCGTGACAGCGCTCGGCAGGCGGTGGCAAATTACGTTGAACGGCCCGTCGCGCGCCTCTTCTCACGAGTAGGACTTACTCCCAACGCTGTAAGCCTCATCGGCCTCGCCATTGCAGGCGGCGGCGCGTATATGATAGCGATTGGCAACTGGTGGGCCGGCGGCCTAATAGTCCTGTTTGCCGGTATATTCGACCTCTTCGACGGCGCACTGGCGAGAGCTACCGGTAAGGTGTCGGATTTCGGCGCACTCCTTGACTCGACCATCGACCGAGTTTCAGAGGCAGTGGTCCTGCTGGGACTGCTGGCCTTCTATCTGTCCAAGAATAACGATCTGGGCTCGATACTTGTCTACGTCGCGCTGGTGGGCTCGATTATGGTGAGCTACATGCGGGCGAGGTCTGAGGGACTAGGCATCGACTGCAAGGTCGGTGTGATGACGAGGCCAGAACGTGTGGCCGCCGTCGGGATTGGGCTGATCGTCGGACACTGGGTGCCAGTAGTGGTCATGGTAGTGCTCGGAGTCATCGGCGCGCTGACGACCGTTACAGCAATCCACAGGCTCATTCACACTTCCCGCATGATCTCGAATGAGGAACGGGACGTCCAGTGA
- the recR gene encoding recombination mediator RecR, whose amino-acid sequence MTSPAVYTVAPIARLIEEFSKLPGIGPKSAQRLAFHLIRMPEQHAHELAAAIIGVKDSVAMCSRCFNLTEDDPCNICGDPGRDPQRICVVEEALDVLALERTHSYRGLYHVLHGAISPMNGIGPDHLKIQPLLKRLSNEDVQEIILATNPNVEGDATAMYIHGLISPLGVSVTRPARGLPVGGDLEYADESTLGRAIEGRQVF is encoded by the coding sequence ATGACCAGCCCTGCCGTATATACCGTCGCGCCGATCGCGCGGCTGATCGAGGAGTTCAGCAAGCTGCCGGGGATCGGTCCAAAGTCCGCCCAGCGGCTCGCGTTCCATCTGATACGAATGCCCGAACAGCATGCACATGAGCTCGCAGCCGCGATCATCGGGGTAAAAGACAGCGTGGCCATGTGCTCGCGGTGCTTCAATCTGACAGAGGACGACCCATGCAACATATGCGGCGATCCGGGACGTGATCCTCAGCGAATCTGCGTCGTGGAGGAGGCGCTTGACGTGCTCGCCCTTGAGCGCACGCACTCTTACAGGGGTTTGTACCACGTTCTTCACGGCGCGATCTCGCCGATGAACGGCATTGGTCCCGACCATCTGAAGATCCAACCGCTTCTAAAACGTCTTTCAAATGAGGATGTCCAGGAAATTATTCTCGCGACCAACCCAAACGTGGAAGGGGACGCAACGGCCATGTACATACATGGGCTGATCTCTCCCCTTGGGGTGTCGGTCACACGTCCAGCACGTGGCCTGCCCGTTGGCGGTGACCTGGAATACGCTGACGAGTCAACGCTGGGCCGGGCCATAGAGGGCAGGCAGGTCTTCTGA
- a CDS encoding glycosyltransferase family 4 protein yields the protein MDRPCKIGLFSPYDHAYTGGVQSHIRELADQFRMWGHTVRIVAPSSSPLPADDPDFIPMGRAVPLRSADSIARVSLSVWLHPQIKNLLDQEQFDIVHMHEPLVGFVPFSALRQIDTNRTVTVATFHSYRRRRVWWAIGPDRLANRLLNRLHGRIAVSNPAANFVNSHFPSDYRIIPNGVKVDDFSNAEPLPELMDGKTNILFLGRLEKRKGLKYLLTAYSRLKWDRPDIRLIVVGGGQMDADCYRIIGERNLQDVVIVGRTSDELRTRYFKSAHIYCSPATGKESFGIVLLEAMAAGAPVVATEIEGYASVVDHGQNGLLVPPKDDEALAQAIAALIDDDSLRQRLIAEGARTADSFRWESVASRVMDYYSEFVLEQTAAATA from the coding sequence ATGGACCGACCATGTAAAATCGGCCTATTCTCACCGTATGACCATGCCTACACCGGCGGAGTCCAGAGTCATATTCGGGAACTCGCCGACCAATTTCGAATGTGGGGCCATACGGTTCGCATAGTTGCGCCAAGTTCATCCCCACTTCCTGCCGACGACCCAGACTTCATCCCGATGGGTCGCGCAGTCCCTCTACGAAGCGCTGACTCCATAGCCAGAGTGTCTCTCTCAGTCTGGCTGCACCCGCAGATCAAGAACCTACTTGACCAGGAGCAATTCGACATAGTGCACATGCACGAGCCTCTTGTCGGATTCGTGCCCTTCAGCGCGCTCCGCCAAATCGATACCAACAGAACGGTCACGGTCGCGACGTTCCACAGCTATCGAAGGCGCCGCGTGTGGTGGGCCATTGGCCCGGACCGGTTGGCGAACCGGCTGCTGAATCGACTTCATGGAAGAATTGCCGTATCCAACCCGGCAGCAAACTTCGTCAACAGTCACTTTCCCAGCGACTACCGGATCATTCCGAATGGCGTGAAGGTGGACGACTTCAGCAATGCCGAGCCGCTGCCGGAACTGATGGACGGCAAGACTAACATCCTGTTCCTTGGCAGACTCGAAAAGCGCAAGGGACTGAAGTACCTGCTGACAGCGTACAGTCGTCTCAAGTGGGACAGACCCGATATTCGACTCATCGTGGTCGGCGGCGGGCAGATGGACGCTGACTGCTATCGAATCATCGGTGAACGAAACCTGCAGGACGTCGTGATAGTCGGGCGCACCTCGGACGAGTTGCGGACGAGGTACTTCAAGTCCGCGCACATCTACTGCTCACCTGCCACAGGCAAAGAGAGCTTTGGGATCGTTCTGCTCGAGGCCATGGCTGCGGGTGCCCCAGTGGTGGCAACTGAAATCGAAGGTTACGCAAGCGTCGTCGATCACGGTCAGAACGGCCTATTAGTCCCACCCAAGGATGACGAGGCCCTAGCTCAGGCTATTGCCGCGTTGATCGATGACGACAGCCTCCGACAGCGTTTAATTGCGGAGGGAGCCAGGACTGCCGACAGTTTCCGATGGGAAAGTGTGGCGAGCCGTGTCATGGACTACTATAGCGAGTTTGTCCTGGAGCAAACTGCGGCCGCAACCGCCTAG
- the ybeY gene encoding rRNA maturation RNase YbeY has product MASVQVQIFDEFLGTVDAGWLTSVAEVALATEGHETVGLTTIVIADDETVSELNAEHRGLETTTDVLSFSNVHSGTYYGTDSRDADEFEFVLPPDHQAEVGEVIISLPQAERQAEEAGHSLQNELATLVAHGIFHLLGYDHEVESDAVVMQAREVEAKEEMRRKGLID; this is encoded by the coding sequence ATGGCAAGTGTCCAAGTCCAGATCTTTGACGAGTTCCTTGGGACTGTTGACGCGGGTTGGCTGACCTCTGTGGCGGAAGTGGCGCTGGCCACCGAAGGGCACGAGACAGTAGGACTCACCACGATAGTCATCGCTGATGACGAGACGGTGTCAGAACTCAACGCCGAACACCGCGGCTTGGAGACGACCACAGACGTGCTTTCGTTTTCCAACGTTCACTCCGGGACTTACTATGGTACTGACTCTCGTGACGCAGACGAGTTCGAGTTCGTACTACCCCCGGATCATCAGGCGGAAGTGGGCGAGGTGATCATCTCCCTTCCACAGGCGGAGAGACAGGCTGAAGAAGCCGGACATTCCCTTCAAAATGAACTCGCCACGCTGGTTGCCCATGGGATATTTCATCTGCTAGGTTACGATCACGAAGTCGAGTCAGACGCCGTCGTCATGCAAGCGCGGGAGGTTGAGGCGAAGGAAGAGATGCGGCGAAAGGGACTCATCGACTAG
- the hflK gene encoding FtsH protease activity modulator HflK, giving the protein MYRPEEPEVNFDQILERIRGFFGRFKIGGIGGGGGSSVWAIIVLALFGIGILVWVGSGFFTVQPGEEAALRRLGMFDNIQGPGLHWWWPTPIGARDIVKVDDIRRLEVGVRGGTPALDESLMITGDPDEAGQPGEAPNIVDVQLLVQYDIKNLQQFLYRAVDPDGQTIKDATETALRQVVGSRPIDDPLTDKKEETQADTKLLLQRLLDEYETGINVREVKLLNVFAPEQVKDAFDDVVRAKEDKARIINLADAYRESILPNARGEAARLTESAEAYKQERIAYAEGQSQRFISILNEYELAPEVTRQRLFLEAMEEILPGIRKYIIDDDTGGGLIEFLDLTGDSELPTSLGSRN; this is encoded by the coding sequence ATGTATCGACCAGAAGAGCCCGAGGTAAATTTCGATCAGATCCTCGAGCGAATCAGGGGATTCTTCGGCCGGTTCAAGATCGGCGGCATTGGAGGGGGTGGCGGCAGCAGCGTCTGGGCAATCATTGTGCTCGCGCTGTTCGGGATCGGCATCCTCGTTTGGGTTGGCAGCGGTTTCTTCACCGTTCAACCGGGTGAGGAGGCGGCACTACGCCGGCTTGGAATGTTCGACAATATCCAAGGGCCTGGACTGCACTGGTGGTGGCCGACTCCAATAGGGGCCAGAGACATCGTCAAGGTTGATGACATCCGTAGGCTTGAAGTTGGCGTTCGAGGTGGCACACCAGCTCTCGACGAATCGCTCATGATAACCGGTGACCCGGATGAGGCGGGACAGCCCGGAGAGGCACCAAACATTGTCGACGTGCAGCTTCTCGTGCAGTATGACATCAAGAACCTTCAGCAGTTCCTTTATCGGGCAGTCGACCCAGATGGCCAGACCATCAAGGACGCAACAGAGACTGCACTGCGCCAGGTGGTCGGCAGCAGGCCAATCGACGATCCGCTTACGGACAAGAAGGAAGAAACGCAGGCCGACACGAAGCTGCTGCTCCAGCGTCTCCTTGACGAATACGAGACCGGCATAAACGTGCGTGAGGTCAAGCTGCTCAACGTGTTCGCACCAGAGCAGGTCAAGGATGCATTCGACGACGTCGTCCGTGCCAAGGAGGACAAGGCACGGATCATCAACCTCGCAGATGCCTATCGAGAGTCGATCCTGCCGAATGCGAGGGGTGAAGCAGCGAGGCTCACCGAATCTGCCGAAGCCTATAAACAGGAGCGCATCGCGTATGCGGAAGGTCAATCGCAGCGGTTTATTTCGATCCTGAACGAGTATGAACTGGCGCCGGAAGTTACACGGCAGCGCCTCTTCCTAGAGGCGATGGAGGAGATTCTTCCTGGCATAAGGAAGTACATCATCGACGACGACACTGGTGGAGGTCTGATCGAATTTCTGGATCTGACCGGAGACAGCGAACTACCGACCTCACTCGGCAGCAGAAACTAA
- a CDS encoding protease modulator HflC, which yields MKFLAIALIVLAAVAAIVGPQLFFVVDEKQQAIVTRFGDVQQSIRSPGLYVKTPFIDATTYFDKRLLSFDAPPESLLTKDKKRLIIDVYARGRIVDPVLFRETVQTEGQGKARAVDIITSELRREIASDNQAEIITTKREDIMKRVQVLVQPKLREFGIDIIDVRIKRADFPPEIAESVYARMQSERKRKADKERAEGQEIDAEVRAAVDREAAIIKATAQRKAEITRGEGEGEAIKIFAEAIAQDPEFYKFQRSLQAYRKIFEANSTVVLPADSDLFEFLQSEEGLN from the coding sequence ATGAAATTTCTGGCAATAGCTTTAATCGTACTTGCGGCTGTTGCGGCAATCGTGGGACCGCAGCTGTTCTTCGTCGTAGATGAAAAGCAGCAAGCCATCGTCACACGCTTCGGCGATGTGCAGCAGTCGATCAGGAGTCCGGGCCTCTACGTCAAGACGCCTTTCATCGATGCCACTACGTACTTCGACAAGCGCCTGCTGAGCTTTGACGCGCCACCTGAGTCGCTACTTACCAAAGACAAGAAGCGACTCATCATCGACGTGTATGCGCGGGGCCGGATAGTCGACCCCGTCCTGTTCAGGGAGACAGTTCAGACAGAGGGTCAGGGCAAGGCGCGGGCAGTAGACATCATCACGTCGGAGCTGCGCCGCGAGATCGCGAGCGACAACCAGGCTGAGATAATCACAACCAAGCGCGAAGATATCATGAAGCGCGTACAGGTCCTCGTACAGCCCAAGCTCAGAGAGTTCGGAATCGACATTATTGACGTTAGGATCAAACGCGCTGACTTCCCGCCTGAGATTGCAGAGTCCGTGTATGCGAGGATGCAGTCCGAGCGTAAGAGGAAGGCCGACAAGGAACGAGCCGAGGGACAGGAGATCGACGCCGAAGTCCGTGCGGCCGTTGACCGCGAAGCAGCCATCATCAAGGCGACTGCCCAGCGGAAAGCAGAGATAACTCGCGGTGAAGGCGAGGGTGAGGCGATCAAGATCTTCGCCGAGGCTATTGCGCAAGATCCCGAGTTCTACAAGTTCCAGAGATCCCTGCAGGCCTATCGCAAGATTTTTGAGGCCAACTCAACCGTAGTGCTTCCGGCTGACAGCGACCTGTTCGAGTTCCTGCAATCAGAAGAGGGGCTCAACTAA